A section of the Puniceicoccus vermicola genome encodes:
- a CDS encoding haloacid dehalogenase-like hydrolase encodes MAESNLHGQTVIACIWDFDKTLIPGYMQSPLFEAYGIDEKTFWNEVNELPELYARQGCHVSKDTVYLNHLLSYVKNGPLKGLSNRKLRELGRELRFYPGLPEFFKTIKNFVSGDPFFQKHGVTIEHYIISTGLAEMIRGSSIAPYVDGIFGCEFIEKPFPPGYGSQKELELVEGGEVSQIGVMVDNTIKTRFVFEINKGTNKDPSIDVNANILPGDRRIPIRNMIYLADGPSDVPVFSVVRRSGGLTFAVYDPESEAEFAQNDSLLQAGRIDSYGPADYRESSSTNMWLRMHIRQIAGRICEEKRQAMASRVKEPPRHLHKEVPPSPPMDLQGKLFTEGDSQSSEQ; translated from the coding sequence ATGGCAGAATCAAACCTACACGGTCAAACGGTGATCGCCTGTATCTGGGATTTCGATAAAACCTTGATCCCAGGGTATATGCAATCCCCGCTCTTCGAAGCGTATGGGATTGATGAAAAGACGTTCTGGAATGAGGTAAACGAGTTGCCGGAGCTCTATGCGCGCCAAGGCTGCCACGTGTCGAAGGATACCGTCTACCTGAATCACTTGCTGAGTTACGTGAAAAACGGTCCGTTGAAGGGGCTCTCGAACCGTAAACTCAGGGAGTTGGGGCGGGAGTTGCGCTTTTATCCGGGGCTGCCGGAGTTTTTCAAGACGATCAAGAATTTTGTCTCGGGGGATCCGTTCTTCCAGAAGCACGGGGTGACGATTGAGCATTATATTATCAGTACGGGTCTGGCGGAGATGATTCGGGGCAGCAGCATTGCTCCCTATGTTGACGGGATTTTTGGCTGCGAATTTATTGAAAAGCCTTTTCCCCCGGGGTACGGAAGCCAGAAAGAACTGGAACTCGTCGAGGGTGGGGAGGTGAGCCAGATCGGCGTCATGGTTGATAATACGATCAAGACTCGCTTCGTTTTTGAGATCAATAAGGGGACGAATAAGGATCCGAGCATCGACGTGAACGCCAATATTCTTCCCGGGGATCGCCGCATCCCGATTCGGAACATGATTTATCTCGCCGATGGTCCGAGCGATGTCCCAGTCTTCTCGGTCGTGCGCCGTAGTGGGGGGCTCACTTTTGCGGTCTACGATCCCGAGAGCGAAGCCGAATTCGCCCAAAACGATAGTCTTTTGCAGGCCGGGCGGATCGATAGCTATGGTCCGGCCGACTACCGCGAATCGAGCAGCACGAATATGTGGCTCCGGATGCATATTCGCCAGATCGCAGGCCGTATCTGTGAGGAAAAGCGGCAGGCCATGGCCTCACGGGTCAAGGAGCCGCCGCGTCATTTGCACAAAGAAGTGCCCCCGTCTCCACCGATGGATCTTCAAGGGAAGCTCTTCACCGAGGGAGATTCGCAGAGCTCTGAGCAGTAA
- the prmC gene encoding peptide chain release factor N(5)-glutamine methyltransferase, giving the protein MHTLLEILRKSEDLLRDRGIVEARLDAEHLIADTLGCKRMELYLQFDRPMTEDLLAQIRPRLSRRARREPLSYILGHHPFHDLDLTVRPGALIPRPETEDLLQITTDHMRTEPKRILDLGTGTGAIALWLKTSFPEATVIATDRSTDALSLAKENGEKLGLEVEWTESDWFENVTSPFDLIVSNPPYLTEKEWKDAEPEVRDFEPKEALVAPDSGLADLKRILAEARPFLAEGALLALETGIHQRDSLQKTAEEAGYSEAWGEDDLNERDRFFFARA; this is encoded by the coding sequence GTGCACACACTGCTGGAAATCCTCCGCAAATCTGAAGATCTTCTCCGTGATCGGGGAATCGTCGAAGCACGGCTCGACGCCGAGCACCTCATTGCCGACACCCTCGGATGCAAGCGAATGGAGCTCTACCTCCAATTCGACCGCCCGATGACCGAGGACCTCCTCGCGCAAATCCGCCCCCGTCTCTCCCGTCGCGCCCGCCGCGAGCCCCTCTCTTACATCCTCGGCCATCATCCGTTTCACGACTTGGACCTAACGGTGCGCCCCGGAGCCCTCATCCCCCGCCCGGAGACCGAGGACCTCCTCCAGATCACCACCGATCACATGCGAACCGAGCCGAAGCGCATCCTCGACCTCGGCACCGGCACCGGCGCCATCGCCCTTTGGCTGAAAACCTCATTTCCCGAAGCCACCGTCATCGCCACCGACCGCTCGACCGACGCCCTCTCCCTCGCGAAAGAGAACGGCGAAAAACTCGGTCTCGAAGTTGAGTGGACCGAATCCGATTGGTTCGAAAACGTGACGAGCCCCTTCGACCTCATCGTCTCCAACCCACCCTACCTTACCGAAAAAGAGTGGAAGGATGCCGAACCGGAAGTTCGCGACTTCGAGCCCAAAGAAGCGCTGGTCGCTCCCGACAGCGGTCTGGCCGACCTCAAACGAATCCTTGCCGAAGCCCGACCCTTCCTCGCGGAAGGAGCCCTCCTCGCCCTCGAAACCGGCATTCACCAACGCGACTCCCTCCAAAAGACAGCCGAAGAAGCTGGCTACTCCGAAGCGTGGGGTGAGGACGATCTCAACGAACGCGACCGATTCTTCTTCGCACGGGCCTAG
- the prfA gene encoding peptide chain release factor 1, which yields MHILPSTESIREKLSEKDREMSDPSIFGDGRKAAACAREHQRLTRLLNLSIELRSLESQIEESRELLKDSNEDPEIREMAETELPDLEERSAKLEEEITLLVVPSDPADSRNTVMEIRAGAGGDEASLFAADLFRMYSRFAETQGWRIEPMSSSLSDTGGYKEIIFLVTGEEVYRLLKFESGVHRVQRVPTTETNGRIHTSTATVAVLPEAEEVDLVINPEELEITVSRASGPGGQGVNTTDSAVQILHKPTGMIVSCADERSQIKNKAKAMKVLRSRLLQQKQEEERAKYAADRRNQVGSGDRSERIRTYNFPQSRLTDHRINWTTHDLDGILAGSLQEVLDALLRADIRAKAEAALAESTS from the coding sequence ATGCACATTCTTCCCAGCACCGAATCGATTCGAGAAAAACTCTCCGAGAAAGACCGCGAAATGTCCGACCCCTCCATTTTTGGAGACGGTCGTAAAGCCGCCGCCTGCGCCCGTGAACATCAACGCCTAACCCGACTCCTCAACCTCTCCATCGAGCTCCGCTCCCTCGAATCCCAGATCGAAGAGTCCCGCGAACTTCTCAAAGATTCCAACGAAGATCCCGAAATTCGCGAGATGGCCGAAACCGAGCTCCCCGACTTAGAGGAACGCTCGGCAAAGCTTGAGGAAGAAATCACCCTCTTGGTCGTCCCCTCCGACCCCGCCGACTCCCGCAACACAGTGATGGAAATTCGCGCAGGCGCGGGTGGCGACGAAGCCTCCCTCTTCGCGGCCGACCTCTTCCGGATGTACAGCCGATTCGCCGAGACCCAGGGATGGCGAATCGAGCCAATGAGCTCCAGTCTCTCCGACACAGGAGGCTACAAGGAAATCATTTTTCTCGTCACCGGCGAGGAAGTGTACCGCCTCCTTAAATTCGAGAGTGGAGTCCACCGCGTTCAGCGCGTGCCGACCACCGAGACCAACGGCCGCATCCACACCTCCACCGCCACCGTCGCCGTGCTCCCGGAGGCCGAGGAAGTCGACCTCGTTATCAACCCGGAAGAACTCGAGATCACCGTGTCCCGGGCCAGCGGACCGGGCGGACAGGGAGTCAACACGACCGACTCCGCCGTCCAGATTCTCCACAAACCCACCGGCATGATCGTCAGCTGTGCCGATGAGCGCTCTCAGATCAAGAACAAGGCCAAGGCGATGAAAGTCCTCCGTTCCCGGCTCCTCCAACAGAAACAAGAGGAAGAACGGGCCAAATACGCCGCCGATCGGCGCAATCAAGTGGGCTCCGGTGACCGCAGCGAGCGCATCCGCACCTACAACTTCCCTCAAAGCCGCTTGACCGATCACCGGATCAACTGGACGACTCACGACCTCGACGGCATCCTCGCCGGCTCCCTCCAGGAAGTTCTCGACGCCCTCCTACGCGCCGACATCCGCGCCAAAGCCGAGGCCGCCCTCGCTGAAAGCACTAGCTAA